In Shouchella patagoniensis, the following are encoded in one genomic region:
- a CDS encoding MarR family winged helix-turn-helix transcriptional regulator, producing the protein MLHSLDESIGFMTAQTHRAMIRLLTAHLKTYQITPEQWTVLKRLNKHGDLTQKELSQVAEKDKATLTRILDILGRKKLIERKQNNQDKRSFLVGLTQTGEQLYETVKPTIEKLFSETIADGISEEELELFYDVLTRLRENSSRSY; encoded by the coding sequence TTGCTTCATTCTCTTGATGAATCCATTGGTTTTATGACCGCCCAAACACACCGTGCGATGATCCGTCTTCTAACCGCTCATTTGAAAACGTATCAGATCACGCCAGAGCAATGGACCGTCTTAAAACGACTCAACAAACACGGAGATTTAACGCAAAAAGAATTGTCTCAAGTTGCGGAAAAAGACAAAGCAACATTAACACGGATTCTTGACATTCTCGGTCGTAAAAAGCTTATTGAGCGTAAACAGAACAATCAAGACAAGCGGTCATTTTTAGTTGGACTAACTCAAACAGGTGAACAGCTGTATGAAACTGTGAAACCTACAATAGAGAAGTTATTTAGCGAAACGATTGCCGATGGCATTTCCGAAGAAGAGCTTGAGCTGTTTTATGATGTTCTTACACGCCTTAGAGAGAATAGTTCTCGTTCTTATTAA
- a CDS encoding YczE/YyaS/YitT family protein codes for MKITQRYCFFAVGLFFMGFGISLTAKSELGNSPISSVPYVLSLGFPLTLGTFTILLLSVFILIQVLLLGKNFPPIQFIQLALAPLLGICIDFGMVLASFIKPSTLLEQLTLLLLGCLFVAIGVYIQVEAKTVMNAGEAIVKVLSEITKIEFGTMKMIFDWSLVAIGVLFSFLLFGELRGIGIGTIISAFLVGFLIKGIRKLIGTRRFHTKKEDA; via the coding sequence TTGAAGATTACACAACGTTATTGTTTTTTTGCCGTCGGCCTTTTTTTTATGGGCTTTGGCATCTCACTCACTGCAAAATCGGAATTAGGTAATTCTCCGATATCGAGTGTTCCTTATGTCCTGAGTTTAGGTTTTCCACTGACTCTTGGAACCTTTACGATTCTTTTATTATCGGTTTTCATTCTCATTCAAGTACTCTTATTAGGAAAAAATTTTCCACCAATCCAGTTCATTCAATTAGCACTTGCTCCTTTACTAGGCATATGCATTGACTTTGGCATGGTGCTTGCTTCATTCATCAAACCAAGTACGCTTCTTGAACAACTGACGCTTCTTTTACTTGGTTGTCTTTTTGTTGCGATTGGTGTTTATATTCAAGTGGAAGCAAAAACAGTAATGAATGCTGGGGAAGCCATTGTAAAAGTATTATCTGAAATAACGAAGATTGAATTTGGCACGATGAAAATGATCTTTGATTGGTCACTCGTTGCTATTGGTGTCTTGTTTTCTTTTCTTTTATTTGGGGAACTACGTGGAATTGGGATTGGGACAATTATTTCCGCTTTCCTCGTTGGATTTTTAATTAAAGGCATTCGCAAACTAATTGGTACAAGACGTTTCCATACAAAAAAGGAGGATGCATAG
- a CDS encoding TetR/AcrR family transcriptional regulator, whose amino-acid sequence MHTKEKILAESMELFAVNGYEGTSMAKIAEKVGIKKPSLYAHYKSKEALFIDINKKMADEYVEFVKTSLESESNNIETLLFNSMKIHLQDLAQNDTSLQFYNRFIQYPPQGLEEQLATSAEESDKQARAIVEEVIARGQEANEITNELDAANIAHTYFYLIDGLANETTFYTLEEVERHLETVWAVYWRGIKA is encoded by the coding sequence ATGCACACAAAAGAGAAAATTTTAGCAGAGAGTATGGAACTTTTTGCAGTGAATGGCTATGAAGGAACATCGATGGCAAAAATCGCGGAGAAGGTTGGCATTAAGAAACCTTCGTTGTATGCTCACTATAAAAGCAAAGAAGCATTGTTTATAGATATTAATAAAAAAATGGCTGATGAATATGTGGAGTTTGTAAAAACTTCACTCGAGTCTGAGTCAAACAATATTGAGACGTTGCTATTCAACTCAATGAAAATACACTTACAAGACCTCGCCCAAAATGATACAAGTCTTCAGTTTTATAATCGGTTTATTCAGTATCCTCCCCAAGGTCTTGAAGAGCAGCTTGCTACAAGTGCCGAAGAAAGCGATAAGCAAGCAAGGGCAATTGTTGAAGAGGTGATTGCTCGCGGACAAGAGGCGAATGAAATAACGAATGAGCTTGATGCAGCAAATATCGCGCATACGTATTTTTATTTGATTGATGGTCTGGCAAATGAAACAACGTTTTATACGTTGGAAGAAGTTGAACGACACTTAGAAACGGTCTGGGCTGTCTATTGGCGAGGAATAAAAGCGTAA